One Mycobacterium kubicae genomic window carries:
- a CDS encoding cytochrome P450, with the protein MSTVQLRYDPFDAEIQDDPYPVYRQLRDAAPVYHAADTNTWVLSRHADVISALLDHHSYSSVDGVFPTPPGSTFRESLLPMMILMDPPRHDQLRALVSKAFTPRRIAALTCAIEDLADQLTAGLIQEASSADFVADFAAVLPAMVIADLLGVPREDRTQFRRWSNALVQSNPTHGETGEALAAAAAIYGYFTDFLADRRGQPRDDLMSALVCAEIDGKHLSDDELLGFCLLLLIAGHETTSNLLANAAVVLADYRDTRHRLAGDESLLGAAVEELLRYDSPAQGLSRTLTRDVTVHGVTMSAGDSVLLLFGSANRDERVFADPDVFDIGRKPEHQVAFGRGIHFCLGASLARMEARIALRALLARVPNWEVDLGRAQRLRSGPIRGYLSLPISWSAN; encoded by the coding sequence ATGTCGACGGTACAACTTCGCTACGATCCCTTTGACGCGGAAATTCAGGACGACCCCTACCCCGTCTACCGGCAGCTACGCGACGCGGCACCGGTCTATCACGCCGCCGATACCAACACCTGGGTACTTAGTCGCCACGCGGATGTCATCAGCGCGCTGCTTGACCATCACAGCTACTCGTCGGTCGACGGAGTATTTCCGACTCCACCGGGCTCGACTTTTCGCGAATCGCTGCTGCCGATGATGATTTTGATGGATCCCCCGCGACACGATCAGCTGCGGGCATTGGTTAGCAAGGCCTTCACCCCGCGACGAATCGCGGCGCTGACGTGCGCGATCGAGGACCTCGCTGATCAGTTGACGGCCGGCCTGATCCAGGAAGCCAGTTCGGCCGATTTCGTCGCCGACTTCGCAGCTGTACTACCGGCGATGGTGATCGCTGATTTGCTCGGTGTGCCGCGCGAGGACCGTACACAATTTCGGCGATGGTCGAACGCGTTGGTGCAGTCCAATCCCACCCACGGCGAGACCGGCGAGGCTTTGGCAGCCGCGGCCGCGATCTATGGCTACTTCACCGATTTCCTCGCCGACCGCCGCGGCCAACCGCGCGACGATTTGATGTCAGCGTTGGTGTGTGCCGAGATCGACGGAAAGCACCTTAGTGACGACGAACTGCTTGGCTTTTGCTTGCTGCTGCTGATCGCCGGTCATGAGACGACGTCGAATCTGCTGGCCAACGCCGCGGTGGTACTGGCCGACTATCGCGACACCCGCCACCGGCTGGCTGGCGATGAGAGCTTGCTCGGGGCAGCTGTTGAGGAGCTGCTGCGGTATGACTCACCGGCTCAAGGACTTTCGCGAACGTTGACCCGCGACGTGACAGTGCATGGCGTCACAATGTCGGCGGGTGATTCGGTGCTGTTGTTGTTCGGCTCGGCTAATCGTGACGAACGCGTGTTCGCTGATCCCGACGTGTTTGACATCGGGCGCAAACCCGAACACCAAGTGGCATTCGGCCGAGGCATTCACTTCTGTCTCGGTGCGTCCTTGGCCCGGATGGAGGCCCGGATCGCGTTGCGCGCCTTGCTGGCCCGCGTGCCCAACTGGGAAGTCGACTTGGGCCGCGCGCAGCGCCTGCGGTCGGGCCCGATCCGGGGCTATTTGTCGTTGCCGATCTCCTGGTCGGCGAACTAG
- a CDS encoding RND family transporter, which produces MTDDRAAGLPHMPVFARTVHKLAVPVVFAWVGLVVVLSVLVPSLDAVAEEHTVSMSPKDAPSMQAMKHIGKVFNEFNSDSAVMIVLEGDKPLGDEAHHFYDQIVRKLEADTKHVQHVQDFWGDPLTAAGSQSSDGKAAYVQAYLAGNQGESLASESVAAVRKIVDSVPAPSGVKAYVTGAGALIADQHSAGQKSLQKVTIITFVVIIVMLLWVYRSIITVFSTLFMVVIEVMAARGVVAFLAYNNIMGLSTFAVNILVLLAIAAGTDYAIFILGRYQEARGLGEDREKAFYTMFHGTAHVVLGSGLTIAGAMYCLSFTRLPYFQTMGIPCAVGMLVAVAAALTLGPAVLTVGSFFKLFDPKRKMRTRGWRRVGTAIVRWPGPILAVSVAIALIGLLALPGYQTNYDNRLYLPPSVPANIGYAAAERHFPASRMNPELLMIETDHDMRNPAGMLVLDRIARGVFHIPGVARVQAITRPLGTPIEHTSIPFQISMQNTTQVENQQYMHQRMDDMLKQADAMQQSIDTMQRMYNITSQMAAVTHHMDGLTHEMLDVTNTLRDNIANFDDFFRPIRSYFYWEKHCFDIPGCWSLRSLFDALDGLDQITEKFTYLAGDISQLDALMPQMLAQMPPMIATMTTMKQMMLTMHSSMSSLYDQMDVMSQNSTAMGQAFDAAKNDDSFYIPPEVFDNPDFKRGLKMFLSPDGHAARFIISHEGDPATPEGISHVEPIKNAAKEAIKGTPLEGAKIYLAGTAAVYKDMRDGSKYDLMIAAIAAASLILIIMLIITRSLVAAVTIVGTVLISLGASFGLSVLVWQDIIGFKLHWMVLAMSIILMLAVGSDYNLLLVSRFKEEIGAGLKTGIIRSMAGTGAVVTSAGLVFAATMASFIFSDLKVVGQVGTTIGLGLLFDTLIVRSFMMPSVAALLGRWFWWPQQVRTRPASQLLRPYGPRSAVRAYLLPRQDDPQSATTDRFPAASPHY; this is translated from the coding sequence ATGACCGATGACCGGGCCGCAGGGCTGCCGCATATGCCGGTTTTCGCGCGAACGGTCCACAAACTCGCGGTGCCCGTCGTCTTTGCCTGGGTGGGGCTTGTCGTCGTCCTCAGCGTCTTGGTTCCATCGCTGGACGCGGTCGCCGAAGAACACACCGTGTCGATGAGCCCCAAGGACGCGCCGTCGATGCAAGCGATGAAGCACATCGGCAAAGTATTCAACGAATTCAACAGTGACAGTGCGGTCATGATCGTGCTGGAAGGTGACAAGCCGCTGGGCGATGAGGCCCACCATTTCTACGACCAGATCGTCCGCAAACTCGAGGCTGACACGAAACACGTCCAGCACGTCCAGGACTTCTGGGGGGATCCGCTGACGGCCGCCGGTTCGCAAAGCTCCGACGGCAAGGCCGCCTATGTGCAGGCGTATCTTGCTGGTAACCAGGGCGAGAGCCTGGCCAGCGAGTCTGTCGCGGCGGTCCGCAAGATCGTGGACAGCGTGCCTGCGCCGTCGGGGGTCAAGGCCTATGTGACCGGCGCTGGGGCGTTGATCGCCGATCAGCACTCGGCCGGACAAAAGAGCCTCCAGAAGGTCACGATCATCACCTTCGTGGTGATCATCGTGATGTTGCTGTGGGTATACCGCTCGATTATCACCGTGTTCAGCACGTTGTTCATGGTGGTGATCGAGGTGATGGCGGCTCGGGGGGTTGTCGCTTTCCTGGCCTACAACAACATCATGGGATTGTCGACCTTCGCGGTTAATATTTTGGTGCTGTTGGCCATCGCCGCTGGGACAGACTATGCGATCTTTATTCTCGGCCGATATCAAGAGGCGCGCGGCCTAGGCGAGGACCGCGAAAAAGCCTTCTACACCATGTTCCACGGAACCGCGCACGTCGTCCTTGGCTCTGGCCTGACTATTGCCGGTGCGATGTATTGCCTGAGCTTTACCCGGCTTCCGTATTTCCAGACTATGGGTATCCCTTGTGCGGTCGGGATGCTGGTCGCCGTTGCTGCCGCGCTGACCTTGGGTCCGGCGGTCCTGACCGTCGGCAGTTTCTTCAAGCTGTTCGATCCTAAGCGCAAGATGCGGACCCGGGGATGGCGACGGGTGGGCACCGCGATCGTGCGCTGGCCCGGGCCAATTCTCGCGGTGTCAGTCGCGATCGCCCTCATCGGTCTACTCGCCCTACCCGGTTATCAAACCAATTACGACAACCGGCTGTATTTACCCCCGAGCGTCCCCGCGAATATCGGCTACGCCGCCGCCGAACGGCATTTCCCCGCGTCCCGGATGAATCCGGAATTGTTGATGATCGAGACCGATCACGACATGCGCAACCCGGCGGGCATGCTGGTGTTGGACCGGATCGCCAGGGGGGTCTTCCACATCCCGGGTGTCGCGCGCGTCCAGGCGATCACCCGGCCGCTGGGAACGCCGATCGAGCACACCTCAATCCCGTTCCAGATCAGCATGCAAAACACCACGCAGGTCGAAAACCAGCAGTACATGCACCAGCGCATGGACGACATGCTCAAGCAGGCCGACGCGATGCAACAGTCCATCGACACCATGCAGCGCATGTACAACATCACCTCGCAGATGGCCGCGGTCACCCACCACATGGACGGCCTCACGCATGAAATGTTGGATGTCACAAACACATTGCGCGACAACATCGCCAACTTCGATGATTTCTTCCGGCCGATTCGCAGCTACTTCTACTGGGAAAAGCACTGCTTCGACATCCCGGGCTGCTGGTCGCTGCGATCCCTCTTCGACGCGCTCGACGGTCTGGATCAGATCACCGAAAAATTCACCTATCTTGCCGGCGACATATCTCAGCTGGACGCCTTGATGCCGCAGATGCTGGCGCAGATGCCGCCCATGATCGCCACCATGACGACCATGAAGCAAATGATGCTGACCATGCACAGCTCGATGTCGTCGCTGTATGACCAGATGGACGTGATGAGCCAAAACTCGACCGCCATGGGCCAGGCCTTCGACGCCGCCAAGAACGACGACTCGTTCTACATCCCGCCGGAAGTCTTCGACAACCCCGACTTCAAGCGCGGTCTGAAGATGTTCCTGTCGCCGGACGGGCACGCGGCCCGCTTCATCATCTCCCATGAAGGGGATCCCGCGACCCCGGAAGGCATTTCGCACGTCGAGCCGATCAAGAACGCAGCCAAGGAAGCCATCAAGGGAACTCCGCTGGAGGGCGCCAAGATCTACCTTGCCGGCACCGCCGCGGTCTACAAGGACATGCGCGACGGCTCCAAATACGACCTGATGATCGCGGCAATAGCTGCGGCCAGCCTGATTTTGATCATCATGCTGATCATCACCCGAAGCCTGGTCGCCGCGGTCACCATCGTGGGCACGGTGCTGATCTCGTTGGGCGCCTCGTTCGGACTGTCCGTGCTGGTGTGGCAGGACATCATCGGCTTCAAACTGCACTGGATGGTGCTGGCGATGTCCATCATCTTGATGCTGGCCGTCGGATCCGACTACAACCTGCTGCTGGTGTCCCGTTTCAAAGAAGAAATCGGTGCCGGTTTGAAAACCGGAATCATCCGCTCGATGGCCGGCACCGGTGCGGTGGTGACGTCTGCGGGCCTGGTCTTCGCCGCCACCATGGCCTCGTTCATATTCAGCGATTTGAAAGTCGTCGGGCAGGTCGGCACCACCATCGGCCTGGGTCTGCTGTTCGACACCCTGATCGTGCGCTCATTCATGATGCCGTCCGTCGCCGCGCTGCTGGGGCGCTGGTTCTGGTGGCCGCAGCAGGTACGCACTCGCCCGGCCAGCCAGCTACTTCGGCCCTACGGGCCACGTTCGGCGGTTCGCGCCTACCTGCTGCCCCGGCAAGATGACCCGCAGTCGGCGACCACCGACCGGTTCCCGGCGGCCTCACCGCACTACTAA
- a CDS encoding TetR/AcrR family transcriptional regulator codes for MRKIPAQIADRLPAAAELFAERGLNDTKIEDVAATTGIAKATLYYYFAGKEEILAFLLEDALQHVAHEVTAIVEADGAAAQRLHDVISAQLRVMAQRPAVCRALIGELGRAARMPAIANMISTAYFEPVETLLRAGANDRSLEALDNPRAAAIALFGAVTTSALTYLITDDTLDEDLIARTIHDVVFTGIRPR; via the coding sequence ATGCGGAAGATTCCCGCTCAGATTGCCGACCGGTTGCCTGCCGCGGCCGAACTCTTCGCCGAGCGCGGGCTCAACGACACAAAGATCGAAGACGTCGCCGCGACCACGGGCATCGCCAAGGCCACGCTCTACTACTACTTCGCCGGCAAAGAAGAAATACTCGCCTTCCTCCTCGAAGACGCCCTACAACACGTCGCGCACGAGGTCACCGCGATCGTCGAGGCAGACGGCGCCGCCGCCCAACGCCTGCACGACGTCATCAGTGCCCAACTGCGCGTGATGGCCCAGCGGCCCGCTGTCTGTCGCGCCCTCATAGGAGAACTGGGCCGCGCCGCCCGCATGCCCGCCATCGCCAACATGATCAGCACCGCCTACTTCGAACCCGTCGAGACCTTGCTTCGCGCGGGCGCTAACGACCGTTCACTCGAGGCTCTCGACAACCCCAGAGCTGCCGCCATCGCGCTATTCGGTGCAGTCACCACCAGCGCACTGACCTACCTAATCACCGACGATACGCTCGACGAAGATCTAATCGCACGAACAATCCACGACGTCGTGTTTACCGGCATACGGCCACGCTAG
- a CDS encoding carboxymuconolactone decarboxylase family protein, which yields MGSGNRVEMLGLTDARRRAAQCGIPEAIAELSIFRIALHQPSVAMALNGLLEALLWTGDLDARLRELIIMRIGWVTGSVYEWTQHWRLARMLDVSERDLLAVRDWQNANHFGDAERAVLAATDETLRDGTISDGTWAVCRDALQADPGLLVELVAAIGNWRLFSALLRSLDVPLEDGVDEWPPDGVRPS from the coding sequence GTGGGCAGTGGAAACCGCGTCGAAATGCTCGGCCTGACAGACGCGCGCCGGCGCGCTGCTCAATGTGGCATCCCCGAAGCCATAGCGGAGTTGTCGATATTCCGAATCGCGCTTCACCAGCCTAGTGTGGCAATGGCCTTGAACGGACTGCTGGAGGCGTTGCTGTGGACCGGGGACCTCGACGCGCGGCTGCGAGAGCTGATCATCATGCGAATCGGCTGGGTCACCGGCTCGGTCTATGAATGGACGCAACATTGGCGACTCGCACGAATGCTCGACGTGTCCGAGCGTGACCTGCTCGCGGTGCGAGATTGGCAGAATGCTAACCACTTTGGCGATGCCGAACGTGCTGTACTTGCGGCGACCGATGAGACACTGCGTGACGGCACCATCTCGGATGGCACGTGGGCTGTGTGCCGAGATGCGTTGCAAGCAGACCCGGGGCTCCTTGTAGAACTTGTCGCGGCGATTGGCAACTGGCGACTCTTTTCTGCGCTCCTGCGATCTCTGGATGTGCCGCTCGAAGACGGCGTCGACGAATGGCCCCCTGACGGTGTTCGACCATCGTGA
- a CDS encoding MmpS family transport accessory protein, which produces MKKMWIVLVIVAVVAVAGFCVLRLRTFFGVHDDQTMTSGIADEIKPFNPKRVVYQVYGPPGTVANINYLDINAQPQKASNVPLPWTLSVTSTLPSVSVNIVAQGDSNQIGCRIIVDEVVKDERSSQGMNAQTFCIVKSA; this is translated from the coding sequence ATGAAGAAAATGTGGATCGTCCTGGTCATCGTGGCGGTGGTGGCGGTAGCGGGCTTCTGCGTACTGCGGCTTCGCACCTTTTTCGGCGTCCACGACGATCAGACGATGACCAGCGGCATCGCCGATGAGATCAAGCCGTTCAATCCCAAGCGCGTGGTTTACCAGGTTTATGGTCCCCCGGGGACGGTGGCCAACATCAACTACTTGGACATCAATGCCCAGCCCCAGAAAGCTAGCAACGTGCCTTTGCCCTGGACGCTCTCGGTTACCTCGACGCTGCCCTCGGTGAGCGTCAACATCGTCGCGCAGGGCGACAGCAACCAAATCGGCTGCCGGATCATCGTGGACGAGGTGGTCAAGGACGAAAGGTCGAGTCAGGGTATGAATGCGCAAACGTTCTGCATAGTGAAGTCCGCATGA